The DNA sequence caaactgtaggtgcagatttgaCAACCTGAAAGATCCATTGCCTGGGGTCTAACTAGCTGCTGGGGTGGAAGATGgatggaagacgacagaggagTTTTTAGTAAGGAAGGCTAAAATTGTAAGCCATTTTATATGCACATGGAAAAGATTTCCTTCTaagttagttcaataaacagtgtACATTATACTATTTCCTTGGGATCAGTCTAATGTAATCAACTGATCCAAAAATGATTCACACATAGGCAGGACAATTTTCAAATACCATTTATCTAGATAAATGTCTATTTACTCACATAAATTAACTGTCAGAAAGCTACTACCCACTGAGGGCAGTAGCTTTTGGGGGGAGACAAAGAACAGTTTTCCCTTAAATATACTGGTGAAAATAGATTAAATTTTGCAAGTACTGATGCTTTGAAATGTCCACAGTGGCAtctctatttattttattcatatttatcAACTGCTTCTATGTAAATACCACAGTGTttatacaaattaaaaatacagAGATCCCCATTTCTTATTATGATCTAATAGAATTACAATCTTGtatttcctgaaaaaaaataACACACACAACTTTAACAATTAAAACTTAACCTCTGTTCTTTAGTTTCAAACAGGTTGTTTTCATGTCATTGGAAATCTACATGGCCTCCTATTGGAAAAGGTACCTCTGGGTCAAGAACTGTTAGAGAAGCTCTGTTCAGAATTATCTGGGACAGGAATCCAGACTTTACTGCTTCGCAACATCCAGCTTTCAAGTATTTCTAATACAACTTTCTCTGGACTGTCTATGACAAACTTGACCTCTTTAAATCTTGCCAGCAATGGTTTATCTGTAATCAGTAATAGTGCTTTTGCCTCACTTCCACAGTTAGAACACTTGATCTTGGAGAATAATCATATTTTTCATTTGACTCCATTAACATTTTATGGTTTATCAAATTTGAAAAGTTTGAACATGAAAAAATCTCTCATAGGAACCAACAGCTCTAAATTTTCTATAATTGATGATCTTTCCTTTCATTGGTTGGGACGCTTAGAATATCTTACCATGGATGACAATTGTTTTCCAGAAATTACTCCTAATACTTTTACAGGCCTTTCAAGTCTAAAATATTTGAGCCTTTGTAACACAGATTTAAAAATAATAACTAATAAAACATTTTCATCACTTTTTAACTCTTCTTTAATCTCTCTTAACCTCACAAAATGTGGAATTGTTAAATTGGAGGAAGGAGCCTTTTCCTCATTGGGATCTCTACAGGTATTAGACATGGGACTGAATGAAATTTCCCAAGAGCTCAGAGGTTACGAGTTAAAAGGTCTAGACAACATTAAGATGATTTACTTATCCTTCAACAAATATCTGTCATTAGGAAAGAATTCATTCACTTTTGTTTCTAGTCTTAGAAAATTGTTCCTGAGAAGAACAGCACTTAATATTCTGGACCTCACATATTCTCCATTTCATTACTTACAAAATCTGACAGTCTTGGACCTCAGTAACAATAACCTTGCTAATCTTGGAGAAGATACATTGGATGGTCTTCACAACCTTGAAAATCTGAATTTACAGCACAATAATTTGGCTCGACTTTGGAAACGTGTTTATCCTGGGGgtcctgttttgtttttaaaacatctGGTTAATTTACAGATGCTCCGTTTGGACTCCAATGGCTTGGATGAGATCCCTGTAAATGCTTTCAGAGGCTTATCTAAATTAAAATACCTGGGATTAGGATTAAATAATTTGAATTTCTTTCCATGGTCTGTATTTGATGATCAAACATATCTTGATATACTGAACTTGCATAAAAATCTCATAACATCTGTTGAAAAACCAGTGTTTGAGAATGTTTTTAAGAACCTTAAGAAACTGGACATGAGTGTTAACCCTTTTGACTGTACCTGTGAAAGTATCTCTTGGTTTATTAATTGGATTAATGCAACTAACACAAGCATAACTGGACTAAATTATGAATATATTTGCAACACACCACCTAAATATCATGGCTTAtttgtaacacagtttgataACTCAGCTTGCAAAGACATGGCCCCCTTTCAAGCCATGTGTATAATTAATACCACTGTTATACTTATTTTCATCTTTATTGTCATGCTGGTCAGATTTCAAGGGTGGAGGATAGCATTTTACTGGAATGTCTCAGTGAATCGAATTCTTGGTTTTAGAGAAATAGACAAAGTGGGAGAGCAGTTTGATTATGATGCCTATATTATTCATGCCAAGAAGGACAAGAATTGGGTGATGAAACATTTGATTCCCCTAGAAGAATCCAGTGTCAGGTTTTGTTTTGACGAAAGAGATCTTGAAGCAGGCTTGCCTAAGCTTGAAGGGATCATTGACAATATGAAAAGGAGCAAGAAGATCATTTTTGTTATCACTCAACATTTCCTAAAGGATCCATGGTGCCATAGGTAAGTGTGGTCAGTCATATGTATTCATTTTATTGACTAATATTCTTTTATATAAATGAGGTGTTTAATGCAGACTTAAGTACTAGGTCTGTGGATGCTGAGCACCCCCACTATTGAAAAAGCTTTCTCATTGTGTCCTTGGAAGTGCAATTTCTGCTgtgtttagcacccccaatcattttgaaaagatggCACCTACAATTATAACAACCACTATATATGTAATGCGAGAATAGAAGCCTTTCTGGGACTGGAGTCAATAACTTCTcaaaaagtagagaaaaaaagACATCAGACACATAGGCACCCTCCTGTTACTTGGCAGGGGCCAAATACAGCATCAttcatcaggaaaaaaaaacactccaCTTGAATCTAGTTTCCAGCCAAGAAACAAACCGTACTCACAATTCAAACAAAAgttacaagatttacatgaattatagcagtttggggggggaggtggagaaaaGGCATATCTTATACGTGCTTGTTGAAAGCCAACattgcatctcccctcccttccctatgATTGACACATAAATTCAAAAAAACTGTAGCACTTATCTCCAACATCAAGTCACCACTCAAAAACTTCATTCTTCTGTCTTCAGACGTTCACACTCCTTTAACAGACAGCCACACAATTGATTATCCCAACAGGAAATCCCTGTTTCACTTCTGTTTCTGTGGTTGGAAGCTAGATTCAAGTGGAGTGGTTGTTTTCTGATGAATGATGCTGTATTTGTCCCCTGACTATGAATTGCTGAAGTAACATGAGGGAGCCAATGTGTCTGATGTCTGTTTCCTCCACTTTTTTGAAAAGTTATTGGCTTCTACTCTCACATTACATATATAGTGGTGGTTGTAATTTTGAACTTTCAAATTAGTGGTTATTTTCTTGATACctatgaatatttatttatt is a window from the Geotrypetes seraphini chromosome 1, aGeoSer1.1, whole genome shotgun sequence genome containing:
- the TLR3 gene encoding toll-like receptor 3 isoform X2, with translation MSHNILTSMKLGSQPQLQSLQKLLLADNKITQLENEELYFLNKTSLEVLDLSANPLRKFQTGCFHVIGNLHGLLLEKVPLGQELLEKLCSELSGTGIQTLLLRNIQLSSISNTTFSGLSMTNLTSLNLASNGLSVISNSAFASLPQLEHLILENNHIFHLTPLTFYGLSNLKSLNMKKSLIGTNSSKFSIIDDLSFHWLGRLEYLTMDDNCFPEITPNTFTGLSSLKYLSLCNTDLKIITNKTFSSLFNSSLISLNLTKCGIVKLEEGAFSSLGSLQVLDMGLNEISQELRGYELKGLDNIKMIYLSFNKYLSLGKNSFTFVSSLRKLFLRRTALNILDLTYSPFHYLQNLTVLDLSNNNLANLGEDTLDGLHNLENLNLQHNNLARLWKRVYPGGPVLFLKHLVNLQMLRLDSNGLDEIPVNAFRGLSKLKYLGLGLNNLNFFPWSVFDDQTYLDILNLHKNLITSVEKPVFENVFKNLKKLDMSVNPFDCTCESISWFINWINATNTSITGLNYEYICNTPPKYHGLFVTQFDNSACKDMAPFQAMCIINTTVILIFIFIVMLVRFQGWRIAFYWNVSVNRILGFREIDKVGEQFDYDAYIIHAKKDKNWVMKHLIPLEESSVRFCFDERDLEAGLPKLEGIIDNMKRSKKIIFVITQHFLKDPWCHRFKVLHALQQAIEQSQDSIVLIFLEDIPDYKLNQINLRRGMVKSHCILSWPAQQERVNAFHQKLKVALGSSNQVN
- the TLR3 gene encoding toll-like receptor 3 isoform X1: MIDPFSSRVNMLLGVFAFCLLNTSAENWCKIHREMADCSHLKLSQIPADLPGNITTLNLSHNQLKGLPPANLSRYQHLVTLDAGYNVITKVDPVLCQNQPALKVLILQHNELQQMSEKCFHRCASLTELSLASNRIKVIKGDPFINLKNLTVLDMSHNILTSMKLGSQPQLQSLQKLLLADNKITQLENEELYFLNKTSLEVLDLSANPLRKFQTGCFHVIGNLHGLLLEKVPLGQELLEKLCSELSGTGIQTLLLRNIQLSSISNTTFSGLSMTNLTSLNLASNGLSVISNSAFASLPQLEHLILENNHIFHLTPLTFYGLSNLKSLNMKKSLIGTNSSKFSIIDDLSFHWLGRLEYLTMDDNCFPEITPNTFTGLSSLKYLSLCNTDLKIITNKTFSSLFNSSLISLNLTKCGIVKLEEGAFSSLGSLQVLDMGLNEISQELRGYELKGLDNIKMIYLSFNKYLSLGKNSFTFVSSLRKLFLRRTALNILDLTYSPFHYLQNLTVLDLSNNNLANLGEDTLDGLHNLENLNLQHNNLARLWKRVYPGGPVLFLKHLVNLQMLRLDSNGLDEIPVNAFRGLSKLKYLGLGLNNLNFFPWSVFDDQTYLDILNLHKNLITSVEKPVFENVFKNLKKLDMSVNPFDCTCESISWFINWINATNTSITGLNYEYICNTPPKYHGLFVTQFDNSACKDMAPFQAMCIINTTVILIFIFIVMLVRFQGWRIAFYWNVSVNRILGFREIDKVGEQFDYDAYIIHAKKDKNWVMKHLIPLEESSVRFCFDERDLEAGLPKLEGIIDNMKRSKKIIFVITQHFLKDPWCHRFKVLHALQQAIEQSQDSIVLIFLEDIPDYKLNQINLRRGMVKSHCILSWPAQQERVNAFHQKLKVALGSSNQVN